In Atribacterota bacterium, the genomic window ATCTTCCTTTTTCTGACACAAAAATGGGCGAGCTCGAAAAGGAAGAGTACCATGGGCATAACCAATGATCCATTCGACCTCACCAAGGATTTTGACGCTCAACGCACGGATTTCTTCTTCATACATGGGAAGAAAACTCCTTTACCATCTTTTTGGAAGGACCGATCCGCTTCACACTTTCCACCACATCCTGCACTACTTGGGCAAACCGCTGCCCTTCGGAAGCCGAAACCCAGGAAAATTGAACGCGCTCCTCTTCTACGCCCAGCCAATTCAAGAGTTCCTTAAGGAGAAAGAATTTCCGACGGGCAAAGTAGTTTCCACTGAAGTAATGGCAATCTCCTGGGTGACATCCTGAAACCAGCACCCCATCGGCACCTTCACGGAGCGCTCTGAGAATGTATAGTGGATTTACGGCACCTGAACACGGCACACGGATGACCCGAACATTGGGAGGATACTGAATCCGACTCACACCAGCAAGGTCTGCCCCAGCGTAACTACACCAGTGACAGAGAAACGCCACAATTTTAGGTTCCCATTGATTTTCGTTTACCATGAGAGGTATTCCACCTCCGAGAGGATTTGCTCCGGAGCAAAACCCTGTACCGTGATAGCACCACTCTTACAGGTTGCACTGCACAATCCACATCCTTTGCAGAGAGCGGGATTCACTTCAGCCACGTTCTTTTCAAAATTGATCCGGACAGCTCCGTACTGACACACTCGTTCACAGTCCCCACAAGCCGTGCACCAACGTTCCATGACCCTG contains:
- a CDS encoding hydrogenase iron-sulfur subunit, which produces MVNENQWEPKIVAFLCHWCSYAGADLAGVSRIQYPPNVRVIRVPCSGAVNPLYILRALREGADGVLVSGCHPGDCHYFSGNYFARRKFFLLKELLNWLGVEEERVQFSWVSASEGQRFAQVVQDVVESVKRIGPSKKMVKEFSSHV